AAGGACTTGTTTCTTGTGCGGGGTTTCTCTCTTCCCTTGTGGGAAAAAACCTCCACCTTCATACCAACCCCAAGTTTAGTTTTGTCTGGGACAATAACTACATCAAGAGTTTGGAAGTGAATCGCCTCATCGATGAATCTGCTCCCAAAACTCTGTTTGAAGAACTGCATGCAGGTGAAGACGAAACGGAATCGGAAGAGGGTGGGGACATGGATGAAGAATCTGAGAATACAAATTCGGATGACTCGGATTCAGAAGCGGAATCTGAAACATCAACTGAGGATTCAGAAAACGATTCCGATTCCAACTCCAATTCGAAAACCACATAACTACTTTTTCCATAATCATTGTTAGGTGATTTGTCCTATGTCTAAAATCTACCAATCTGGATTTTTATTTGTTTATAAACCACCTGGGATCACAAGTTCCGATTTAGTTTTAAAAACCAAACGCCTTCTCAAACAAAAGTCAATCGGCCACACGGGAACCCTCGACCGGTTTGCCGAGGGCCTTCTTATTTTGCCCTGCGGCGACTACACTGCTTTTTCCCAAGTATTCCTTGGAAAAGACAAAACCTATTTTGCGGAAGTGGTTGTGGGGCTCCGCACCGATTCAGGAGATCCTGAGGGAGTGGTGGAAGTGGATGAAAGAGAAACTATCCTTCCTGTTTTTTCTTCCGAGTTTTCTAAAGAAAGATTGGAAGAGGAACTCGGTGGGCTCACCAAACTCAAATCTCAAAAAGCTCCTAAAATTTCAGCCCTCAAAGTAGGTGGCAAACGCCAATCCGATCTAGTCCGGGAAGGGTCCGTTGTGGAAGAAAAGGAAAGGGCCATTTCGATCTACAAAGTATCCGAGATCCAAAGGACAGATCTTGGTTTTTCCTTTCGGATCCACGTGAGTTCTGGAACGTACATCCGAAAAATTGTTTTGGATCTATCGGACAAGTGGGGGATTCCGCTTTCCTTGGGGCGGCTTATCCGCGAATCCATCGGAGAATTCGATTTAAACGGGGTAAAACCCCTGGAAGAAATCACCCATTTGGACCTACGCTCTTGGAAGGAAGTATTTCCGCTTCCCATCCGCATAGCCGACGAGGCGGAAAAAAAGGCCGTGATCCATGGGGGATACATTTGGGACAAACTCCCGAAGGCAGATGAAAATGGTTTTTATATCTTGGATTCTGACGAAACCACCATCCTTGCTTGGTGTTCTTACGACGGGAAACCGGACCACATTCCCTACCGTTACAGAAAAGTATTTTTTGACCCTTCCTTAAAAATTATGTTTTCTAAATGAGACCTTCTTAAAATCTGGACACTGTTATGATCACAAAAGAACAAAAACAGCAGATCATTGCTACTTTCGGTAGCAAACCAAACGACTCAGGTTCTGCAGAAGTACAAATCGCTCTTCTCGACTCTCGTATTAAAGACCTTACTGAACACTTCAAAGCTAATAAGAAGGACTTCCACTCTCGCCGCGGTCTAATCGCTATGGTGAACCAGAGAAAGAGTTTGTTGGAATATCTAAAACGTTCCAACCTAGAAAGTTATAAAAAGCTGATTGAAAAACTCGGCCTTAGGAAATAAATCCTATGGCTACAGAGTTGACTGGTTCTTGGGGTAGAGACTCTATCACCATTGAGACCGGCAAGTGGGCGAAACAAGCTCACGGGTCGGTTGTATACAAAACCGGAAATTTAGTTCTCCTCGCCACTGTTTGTGCTGCGGAAGAACCAAAAGAAGGACAAGATTTTTTCCCACTTACTTGTGAATACACTGAGAAAGCCTACTCGGTAGGTCGTTTTCCTGGTGGATACTTCAAACGCGAAGCAAAACCTGCAGAACACGAAGTATTACTTTCCCGAATTTTAGATCGTCCCATTCGCCCTATGTTTCCAGAAGGGTACTTCTCTGAAGTACAACTTCTAGTACAAGTATTATCTGCAGACAAACAAGTTTCTGTCCAAGGGCATGCGATTAACGCAGCTTCGGCGGCACTTTCTGTTTCTTCCATTCCTTTTGCAGGCCCCATTGCTGGTGCTCGTATTGGTAGGATCGCTGGTGAATTCATTCTGAACCCCACAAACGAAGAGATCACAAGATCTGATTTGGATTTGGTGGTTGCAGGGACAAAAGAAGCCATCGTTATGATCGAAGGGGAAGCAAGCGAAATCTCTAAAGAAGATATGATGGCTGCTCTCCGTTTTGCCCAAGAACAACTAAAAGTTGCTGTTGAGATGCAAGAGACTTTGGCGGCAAAAAATGGAACTGTCAAAAAAGAAGTCGTTTTAAAAACTCCTGACAAAGAACTTCTTAAAAAAGTTCGTGAGTTCGCCTACGACCGTTTGGCGGCTGCAAACAAAAATTCTGACAAAGCAAAACGTAATGATGACATCAAAGCCATCAACAAAGAAACAGTAGAACATTTTAAAACCCTACTGGCTCCAGAAGACAAATCAAAAGATATCAAACATTACTTACATGAATTAGAATACGAAGTGGTCCGCGAACTAGTGCTAAACGAAGGAATTCGTTTTGATGGTCGTAAAACCAATGAAATTCGTCAAATTTCTTGTGAGATTGATGTCCTTCCTGGACCTCATGGATCAGCAGTATTCACTCGAGGACAAACCCAATCCCTGGGTGTTGTGACTCTAGGAACTACTTCTGACAACCAAAGATACGAAACTTTGGAAGGTTCCAAAGAAAAGAACTTTATGTTGCATTACAATTTCCCTGCATTCTCTGTTGGGGAAGTTCGTAGAAATTCAGGCCCGGGCCGACGAGAAATTGGTCACGGAAACCTAGCAGAACGTGCGATTAAAAAAGTCCTTCCGACGCAAGTGGACTTTCCTTATGTGATTCGAATTGTTTCTGAAATTTTAGAATCCAATGGTTCTTCTTCTATGGCTTCCGTTTGTTCGGGAACCTTGGCCCTTATGGCTGGGGGAGTTCCGATTTCTGGTGCCGTATCTGGAATTGCGATGGGGCTTTTCAGTGATGAAAAAGGTCGGTTTGCGGTTCTTTCTGATATCGCCGGAATCGAAGACCACTTCGGAGACATGGATTTCAAACTCGCAGGAACCAAAAAAGGCATCACTGCCTTCCAAATGGACTTAAAAGTCAATGGACTTGGTTTGGAAGTTTTACAAAAAGCCATCGAACAAGCAGAAGTGGGTCGCGATCATATCCTTGGGGAAATGAACAAAGCAATTTCTTCTGTCAAAGGCAATTTGAGTTTAAATGCACCGCGTATTACTCTGAAACAAATTCCGAAAGATCGAATTGGGGAGCTTATTGGTCCTGGTGGTAAAATGATCCGTGCGATCATCGAACAATCTGGTTCTGAGATTTCTGTAGATGACACGGGAAAGGTAACCATTGCCTCTCCAAGTGAAGAAGCGAAAGAAAAAGCCATTGCCATGATTGATGGAATCTTTGAAGAAATCGAAGTAGGAAGGATCTATGATGGTGTCATCAAACGAATCGCCGACTTTGGTGCCTTTGTGGAAATTTTGCCAGGAAAAGAAGGCCTCTGTCACATATCTAAACTAGATGTGAAACGAGTGCAATCGGTTCGTGACATTGTTACCGAAGGGGACAAGATCCAAGTGAAAGTGATTTCCGTTGATAAAATGGGAAAAATCGACCTTTCCAGAAAGGATGTTCTTCTAGACAACTAAACAGTCCCCAAACAATTGTTTGGGGGGAGTAACCAAATGGCATCCGTCATCGAATGCAAACGAACCGTTTTACCGAATGGGCTAACGGTTCTCTTCCAACCTATGAAACACGCATCCTCTATGGGGGTGGGTGTTTTTTTGAAACAGGGCAGTCTTGCCGAAACCAATTCCGAACATGGTTACTTTCACTTTTTAGAGCACATGCTCTTTAAGGATACAGAGCGTCGGACCAGTAAAGACATTGCCGAATCCATTGAACGTGTGGGTGGGATTTTAAATGGATCCACTGGGCGCGAATACACGCAGTACTATGTAGTTGCCATCAAAGACCAAGCGGAGCTTGCTTTTGAAATCCTTTCTGATATGTTATTTCGTCCCCTTTTTCGCAAAGAAGACATCAAAACAGAGAAGGGTGTCATTATGGAAGAGATGCGTTCCTATGAAGATGCGCCCGATGATTTTGTCTATGATTATTACTTTCGCAATATTTTTGGAAAGTCACCTTACGGGCGTGATATCATTGGAACCAAAAAATCAGTCACAGGTGTCAGTGAAAAATCCATCCGCAGTTTTTTTGAGAAACACTATTTTCCCAAAAATATGGTAATCTCTGTTTCTGGAAATTTTACTTGGGAAAAAATTTTAGACCTCACAAACAAATATTTTTCCTTTGAAAATCCTAAGGGTAAACATCCGACAGAACTCATCATCCCTGCACCTAAGAAACATTATTCCAAACATCTGGAACGCCGAAAAATCGAACAGTTCCATATAATGCTTGGGGTGAATGGAAACAAAAGGGACTACCGAACGGTCACTGTCACCCAACTCATCTCCACCATCCTGGGTGGGGGAATGGCATCACGACTCTTTCAAAACATCCGCGAAAAAGAAGGGCTTTGTTATAGTATTTATAGTTTCCCTTCCTATTACAAAACAACAGGACTATTTTCCATCTCCTCAGCCACTTCCAAAGAGAAGGCAGCCCGTTGTGTGGAGCTCATTCTAAAAGAGTTAGAAAGTATTTCGAAAAATGGTTTTTCTAAATCAGAACTAGCAGATGCGAAATCAAACCAAATGGGTTCGATTGCCATCGGGTATGAACTCCCCGAGAACCGAATGAACAATATTGGCCTCCAAGAAATCTATTACGGAAAATACTTCTCATTGGAAGACCGAATGAAATCGATCAAGTCTGTGACCTTAGAGGAAATCAATGAGACCGCGAAACAGTTGTTTGATTTGAAAAAAGTGCATTTGTCTTGTGTGGGGGATATGTCGGAAAGTCAATTCTCCAAAATCCCGGTGCAGTTGTAAATTTATGAAACCTCCCATTGTATCTCTCCAAATTGTAAATCCTGGGGCCGTCATTCCCGAATACAAAACACCTGGTTCTGCGGGTATGGACCTTTCGGCCTGTCTCACTGGTAATCTAATCCTTCCCAAAGGCGAAGTGGTCTTTGTCCCAACGGGCCTTGCCATGGCCATCCCCGATGGGTATGAAGGGCAAATTCGCCCGAGAAGTGGGTTCTCTACGAAAAATAGAATCATCATGCCCAATAGTCCAGGAACCATCGATTCTGATTATAGGGGAGAAATTCTCATCCCTCTCCTCAATTTGAGTGGAGCTGACTTTGTCCTCGAACCGGGAACCCGTGTGGCCCAGATTGTGTTTCAAGCTGTGGGTCAGTTGAGCTTGCAAGTCGTGTCAGAACTTTCGACCACAGAAAGGGGATCCGGCGGATTTGGAAGCACAGGAAAATAAGACATAACTCAGAAAAAAGACACTTAGCTTTTTGTAAACTCTACCGATAGAAAGCTGTAGAGGTGCCTTTTTATGATGCGATCCCTTTGGACCGGCGCTACCGGGATGATTGCCCAACAATTTCATATTGATACCGTTGCCAACAACTTGGCCAACGTAAACACTACCGGTTTTAAAAAGAACCGTGTGGACTTTGAAGATTTAGTCTACCAACACCAAGTCCTTGCGGGAACTCCAGCCACCTCTGTTTCCGAAATTCCGACTGGTGTGAATGTGGGTCATGGGGTGAAAGTCGCCGCCACACAGAAGTTATTCGAAATCGGTTCTTTCCAAGCCACTGGAAACAAACTCGACCTTGCCCTGACGGGGGAGATGGCATTCTTTAAAATCCAAATGCCTGACGGAACCTTTTCCTATTCGAGGGACGGATCTTTTAAGATCGATTCCAACCAACAAGTGGTCACCTCGAACGGATATCTACTCGAACCGCCCATCATCCTTCCAGAAAACGCCATCCTCAATACTCTTATGGTATCTGAAGAAGGGGAAGTCACAGTAAAAATTGGAAACGACATTCGTCCGACAACGATTGGCCAATTAGAACTCTACCGGTTTGTCAATCCAGCTGGTCTCCAAGCTGTGGGTAAAAACTTGTTTCGAGAAACTGTGGCTTCCGGTGCAGAAATTCCTGGAATGCCCTCGCAAGAAGGATACGGAAGTGTCCTCCAAGGATTTTTAGAAATGAGTAACGTAAAAATCGTAGAGGAGATGGTGAATATGATTGTGGCACAAAGGGCCTACGAATCCAATTCCAAAACCATCCAAACCTCGGATAACATGCTTTCTACGGCGATTGGTTTGAAACGTTAATGAAACTTTGGTTCCTCCTCTTTTTTAGTTTGGTTCTTTCTTTGTCACTCGGTGCAAAGGAAAAGGAGATTCGTCTCTATTTAAAACCCAAAACCATTGTGGGGAATAGTGAGATCCGTTTGTCTGATTTTACCAACTGGAAAGGAAACTGGAACCCAGTGTTGTTTCATAATTTACCATCCCCTCTGGTTTTAGATCCGGAAGAATTAAAGGCATCGCTAAACTCTCGTTACAAAAAAGAAACGGGAGAAGATCTTTTTTTGGAAGTGATGGGAAAAGAAGGTATTCTACTTCCGAAAACAAGTGTTGTCGGAAAAAAAGATTTAGAACGAAGTCTTTGGAAAGAACTGCAAGAGTCTGTTGGTGGTTCTCTCGGTGAAGAAGGTAATTCCATTCGTTTGAGTTCCGAAAAAGATTCGATTCAGACCATCACTGGTACAAAACTCGTATGGCGTAATACGGGTCGCACCCTCCATGCAGGAAAAAGACTTTTTCCCTTGGACTATTATTTTGAAGGGAAGATGGTGCACTCCGAATCCATTCCCTTTCTCATAGAAGAAAAGAAAAAAGCTTACTTCACCACAAGAGAGATTCCCTCCAAAGCAGTCTTAACGGATGCCGACGTGGCTCTAAAAGAATTTTTTACCGCAGACCATAACAGAGAGTATATGGACGAAAGTCCTGTGGGAAAAACAGCTCTCGGAGTTCTCACAAGTGACACAGCCATTGAAAGAAAACAAGTGAGAACCTTACATACGATAGAGAGAGGACAAGAAGTCCAATTAGTATATACTGCCGGAAATTTATTATTAAAAATCAAAACAAGGGCACTTGGTTCTGGGAACCGTGGGGATGAAATCCAAGTTTTGAACTTAGCCTCGCAAAAAATCATCAAAGCCCGTGTGCAAAATGAAGGGATCTGCCTTCTGGAAGAGTTATAAAGTTCTTATGAAATCAAATATACATTTAGATTCAAAATCTAATTTAAATTCAGGTGCAAATGATCAATTTAATGTGGATCATAATCAGATTGTTATCACAAAAAGGATTTCCTTCGAGAGAACTTCACTGGGAAGGAAATTTGTCATTTCGATTTCTGAACTTGCAGCCATTAGTTTTTTGACTTTCACTTGTCTTTCTATTTTGTCCGCAGATTCCTTATGGAAAGACAAAGATCCGTATTCGTATCCGAAAACCATCCAACCAGGAACGGTTGTCAAAGTAGTTTTAAAAAATGGACTTCGGGTAGAATACGAATCGGAATACAAAGCTACCTTTGATAATGATATCAAAACCGTTCCCGATAAAAAATTAGTCCCTGACCTACCGACTTATAATTCCAATTCCACTTATATGCGCTCCAAAGTGGGGAAATCAAAATCCCAAGGCAAAGTAGTGGGTGTGATGGCGGTTCTTGTCACAGGGATTGATCCAGGGACAGGAAATTTGGAGCTTGAGGGAAGTAAGGTATTTAACTTATCGGAAGAGAGGATTAACCTTCGTTTGTCGGGAACGATTTCCCCTGAAGATTTAGATAAAAATCGGTTTATTTCGAGTGATCTCATTGCCAACTTGCGAGTGGAATACCAAGGAACCTTAAATCCAAAAGAATTAACCAATCCCAATATCCAAATGAAACGAATTACCAATCCTGATGGAACGGTAACGGAAAAAGCGGAACTTTCTGAACCTGAAAAACAAGAAATTATCTTAAAGAATATCAAACGACTCTTAGGGGAAAGTGAGTGATCTAATGGCTATAAAAGAAATGAGTCAAATTTACTTAAGTATTTTGCTATGGATCCAATCTTTCCGGAATCAATGGGATGGCAATTCAACTTGCAATAAAAGTTTCGATCGGAATAGGAAACGTAAATCGATTACTAACAGTAAAATTTCTATACTCCGTAAAGAATTTAGTTTTGTATATCTCTTATCTTTGGTTCTTTTCAGTTTACATTCATTCCCGATATTTGCCGTCGAAACTCGCCTGAAAGATTTAGTGCGTATCGATGCCGTACGTGAAAACCAACTGACTGGTTTTGGTCTTGTGGTCGGACTGAATGGAACAGGGGATACAAAAAATCCTCTCACTGAAGAAGCCTTACAAAACTATCTTGCGGGCCTTGGTGTGAATACAAAAAAGAATCTAAGGGATGTGAAAAACACAGCTTCCGTTCTTATCACTGCTAATGTTCCCGTCAATCTGAAAGAAGGCGATAAAATTGATATTTTAGTCTCTTCTCTTGGAGATGCACGTTCTTTGGAAGGAGGAGTGCTCTTACAATCTCCCCTCAAAGCAGGAAATGGTGAGACCATTGCGGTTGGCTCCGGCGTACTTGTGTTTGGTGGAAAAGAAAAAAAACGAGGTGGGTCCGATAAAAAGTCGGGATCCAATACGGCCCTTGTTCCCATGGGTGCCATTTTAGAAAAATCCGTTCCCAATGCCCCTATCACTAAATCGGTCAAACTGACCTTACTCGAAAAAGACTACACAACGATGGGAGCCATTGTGGAAGCCATCACGAATGAACTTTCGATTGTTCCCGAGGTGGTATCTCCCACAGAAATTCTCGTTCCGCTTCCACTAAAAACTTCGGCTGTGAATGCAGCGGGGGAGATGGCTGCGGGTGAACCCAAATTAGATTTAGCCTTCCTCGCAAAATTAGAAAATTTAACTGTCAATTCCTCACCTGTAGCTCGGGTCGTGATCAACGAACGTACGGGAACCATTGTGATGGGAGCCAATATTGCGATTGATGAAGTGGCGATCTCCCAACAAGGTCTCACCATCCAGATTGCCAACCGTGACAAGGCTAGGTACTTCTTTCCCATCCAAGACGAGGGAAAAGGGGAATCGGTTTTCGTTTTAAAGGAGACCACCCAAGTCTCGGATGTTGTGGCAGCCCTCAACAAAGTGGGTGCCTCTACCCGGGATATCATTTCCATTCTGGAAGCTCTAAAAAAACAAGGGGCTTTAAAAGCAGAACTTGTGATTCAGTAATTGGGAAAATTGCCGATAGTAATAGAAGACATAATATGGACATTCACAAAATCCAAGACTACTCTGGAAGACTCAGCCGTTCTCAAGATGAATCCATCCTGAATCGGATGAAATCCTATTCGAATGATTTAGAAAAACCGAAAAAACAGGGTGTCTCTGATTTTCAAAACCTAATCGAAACCCATGAAGACCTTATGGGAAAGATAAGTTCGTCTTCCCTTCGAGTGCCACAAAACATTCGGGAGGAAATTAAAGAAGATCCTTATAGAAAAAAGCTCTATGATGCTTCTGTAGAGTTTGAATCTGTTTTTGTGAAGATGATGCTAAAAGAAATGAAAAACACCATCCACAAAGAAAAAATGATCGATGGTGGGTATGCGGAAGAAATTTTTGAAGACATGCTCTATGATGAGTATGCCAAAAACATTTCTCAAAACGAATCTATGGGGATTGCCGAAGAGATTTACAAACAAATGTCAGCATCTCTTCCGCCTGTCAAAAAGAATCCTTATCTATAGATCATTCGATTGGGAACAAAAGGAAAACCTTTGTGCCATCTTCCACCGATCCAATTAAATTAAATCTTTAAAAGATATCTTTTTCAGTTCTTCTTTTAACTTTCCCTCTAGGTGGTCGAGACTCTCGTTTAGCTTAGGAGAAATGTTTCTGAGTTCTTTAGGAGCTCCCAACTTGAAACTGGATGTATTTTCATACAGCGATACCAAATCAATTTGATCTTTGAGTTTTACCGGTGTTATTCGTTTGTCTTCTGTGGTCTCAACGAGTTTTGCATCGGTAAGTTTCTCTAGGATCTCGTTTAAATCTTTTTCGGGAATTAGAAGAGTTTTTCTTAAAACTGAAATTTTGATTAGCTCCCCATTTTTAGATTGGTGGTCATAAGTAAGAGCCAATACCTGGATAGTCTTGTAAAACTCATAAGAAAGATTACTGTCAATATCATCAAACGGGTGTTTGGGGAGGAGGTATCGGTCAGGAAACTGCAAGGTTGCTGTCACTTCGGCACCATAAAGAATGATGAGAGAAATGGAGTAAATGGCAAGTAGGGCAATTGGGATCGCAGCAAGTGCTTTATACACTAACATCGTTTTTTCTGTAAAGGATGTTAAGTAGATATTGATAAATCCCCAAAAGAAAATAATGAGGATGATCCCTGTGACTGCGGCACCAATCGAAGAGGCCTTAATCGGAACTTTGGTATTCGGTATGATATTAAAAATTAACAAGAAGAACAACCAAAGAGCAAGGAGGGGAAGGAGGATTTGGAAGATAGAATAAAGGGAAAAAAATCGTTTTCCCCCTTGGTACTTTTTCCAAATCGTTTGGCCTTTTGAATCATCTTCGACACGAATGATTTTATTGAATTCACCCACTCCCACAATACCCAACATTCCTTCATTTAAGGTTTCTGCCCCGTTTTGCGTTTCGATTTCTATTGTGTCTTCTACAGGTGCTCCCTCTGTTGAAACATCCACTACCTTGGTTTTTTTGGAGAGAAGGATCATGTCAAGGATCATTCCAGCCTTACCTTTGTAAGCCGTAGACCAATTTTCTCCTTCGTCTTCAGAGAGAAGAATGTCACCAAGGGAAGTAAGAATAAAAATATCGAAATCTTGTTTTTTTGGGGAAGTAAACACCCAGACTCTTTCATAAGAATACTTTCTGTGGCTTAAGTCGTTCCAGGTATAACCACCATCAGTGGTTTTAAAAATGGCTCCACTATCTCCCACTAAGAACCCTACATTTCGATTGAGGAATGCAATGTCGTTTAATGGTTTTTGAGAAATCTCTTGTGGGAAAAAGGTAGTCCCTCCATCGCTTGTTTTCCAAAGTCTGCCTTCACGGTCTAAAATAAATCCGTCTTTGTCAGAAAAGAAACGAACGCGGATCGGTGTAATCGCAGGGTCTGTGAATCGTTTGATTTCTTTAAGCGTTTTGCCAATTTCATACCGCAGTGTTCGGGTATCTTTGGTTAGGATGAAAAGTGTATCATAGTCAATCGCACCAAAGTCTGCCACTGTGATTCCTTTTAAGGAATGGAGTTTCCAATTTTTTCCTAAATCATTGGAATATAAAAAAGTTCCTTCTTCCGAAATGGAAAATAAATCATCACCAATGCTTCGAATTCTAAAAAAGTTTTCTTTGGATATGTCTGGTTTTTTGCATGTTCCCGTTTCGACGGTATCAAAATCTACACAAATCATATTTTCAAAATCGATACTGGAATTCGGAATGTAAGATACTGCTTTGTTCAATTCCTTGATTGTTCCAATATTTCCTTTTTCGCCGGCCACCCATATTTCTCCGTGTTTCGTTGAAACAATTGATTTTAAATGAGGAGAACGAACTGAATCTGATATTTTATCGGTAATGTTTTTCCCTACCACAAATAGGAGAGGGCCAAAGGAGATGAGAAAGAAATAAAATACAAATTTATTAATAAAATTTCGGTGTAGGTCAATTTTCCAAATGATATGAAAAGCTTTTTCGAGAGATCTTAAAACGGCTGTAGCAGAGAAGATAAAAACAACAAATCCCACTGCGCCAATTTGGGAAGCAGTTGAGATAATGTCTGTTAGGGTATCAAGATATGGAGTGATATCAAACTGAATATTATTTCGAAGAAGGTAAGAATTGATTTCATCTACCATTTCCCCTTGCCTGGTTTGGATTCCAGAAGCCACTGTAATTAGCGCAAGGGCAACCGTCAAAGTGGGAATGAGAGTGACAATGGTGGTATAGGCAAGGCTTGACCCGATGATAAGGCAATCGTCTTTCATAAAACGATGTACCGATACAAGCAGAACACGAATACTTAAGATGAGTTTTCGTTTCCAACCATCCACTTCTGGAATAACAGTCAGGCGGACAAGTAAGGGTGGTTTGGTTGTATCATTCATTTATGTTTACCTATTTTTTAAAAGCGTACAAAACGTAACTGGAAGTGATGGGGAATCCTTTCCTTTTCCATTTGGATTTACAATGGTAATACGAAATGCGAATCCATTGGAAGTAATCCTTCCAATTTTTGAAAGAACCCCTTGATTTTTGCAGTTTGGCTACTAAAGGAAAATCCACTCCGAAGTAAGATACAAAACGACTAAAACCAAGGTTCGTCAATATTTTTTTTAAGATGGTGTCTGAGTAATAAAAAACATGGCCAGGCATGTAGTAGTGATACTTTGGTCCTTCATTTTTGGCCTGCCAACCATCAAAATTGGCCGTTTGGAGGAGAAGGAGGCCCCCAGGTTTTAGAATACGGGAAAGTTCTTGGAAAAAAAACTTTGGATTTTCTATATGTTCGATCACTTCCACCATAGTGATGACACTGAAGTAGTTGTTCGGAAATTTTGCATCTTCTAAACTTCCGTTAAAAGTAGGAATTCCTTTTTCATTCGCATAACGAGAAGCATATTCTGAGATCTCAACCCCTTGGACTTGGAATCCTTCATCCCTTGCTGATTCTAAAAATCCTCCAAAAGAAGAACCAATATCTAAAAAGTTTCCCGAAGGTATAAACCTCTGGATGTTGCGAACCCTTGCTTTCCAAACATACGATGAGAATTTTTTATTTTCTCTTTCATCGATATAGGTATAGTCGGCTTTGCCTTGGTAATAGTCTTGTCCATACAATTCTTTTTGGTCGGGTCGTGGATAGAGGGCTTGGAGTTTACAATGTTTGCATTCCACAATCGACAACCCAAAATATTTGCCTGTGGTTTTATATAAGGGATGCCAATCACAAAGATGGTCGAGAGGGCATTCTTCGTTCAAAGAAAGGTTTTGATTCATTATTTTTGTGCAAGGAAAAACCAATGACAGATTCTTTCTTCCAATTTACCAAGGGGAGTTCGTTCTGAATACCCGATGGATACATGCGAAAAAATCGAGAGGAATTCTTTTAAGGCGTCGAGGGTGTAAGTTTCCGCATAACCACCGTTAAGATCGACTAAATTCATTTTTCCTTTGGAAAGACCTAGATGAGTATCTCCATCCGCACGAATGGAACCGAGTAAATATCCCCCCTTATCCAAAGAGGAATACAAAGAAGAGAGCAGTTTTTTTGCATCCTCCCTATGGTTGTAATGAAAGACTCCCCAACTCACAATCAGCCCAAATTCGTTGGGTGAAAAGGGGAGGTTTGTATCGGGTGTATGAATCCACTGAATCGGAGATGGATCCCCTTGTAATTGGTCAATCGTAGTTTTTGCAGTGTCACATGCAGTCACCTGGTAACCTTCATTCTGAAGGAGATAGGAATGCCTACCAGAACCACATCCAAAGTCTAGAGCATTTCGATTGGTGGGTTTGATCCGCGAAAGTAGGCGTACTAAATTTTCATCTGGAAAGGCCAATTTTGATTTTGGT
The sequence above is drawn from the Leptospira sp. WS4.C2 genome and encodes:
- a CDS encoding M16 family metallopeptidase; this encodes MASVIECKRTVLPNGLTVLFQPMKHASSMGVGVFLKQGSLAETNSEHGYFHFLEHMLFKDTERRTSKDIAESIERVGGILNGSTGREYTQYYVVAIKDQAELAFEILSDMLFRPLFRKEDIKTEKGVIMEEMRSYEDAPDDFVYDYYFRNIFGKSPYGRDIIGTKKSVTGVSEKSIRSFFEKHYFPKNMVISVSGNFTWEKILDLTNKYFSFENPKGKHPTELIIPAPKKHYSKHLERRKIEQFHIMLGVNGNKRDYRTVTVTQLISTILGGGMASRLFQNIREKEGLCYSIYSFPSYYKTTGLFSISSATSKEKAARCVELILKELESISKNGFSKSELADAKSNQMGSIAIGYELPENRMNNIGLQEIYYGKYFSLEDRMKSIKSVTLEEINETAKQLFDLKKVHLSCVGDMSESQFSKIPVQL
- the rbfA gene encoding 30S ribosome-binding factor RbfA, encoding MNPIRMKKLESEIIRIISTAILAGKVKDPRVFLPSFHRIEISEDLKYAKIYFTALCNNNERKKLTQGLVSCAGFLSSLVGKNLHLHTNPKFSFVWDNNYIKSLEVNRLIDESAPKTLFEELHAGEDETESEEGGDMDEESENTNSDDSDSEAESETSTEDSENDSDSNSNSKTT
- the truB gene encoding tRNA pseudouridine(55) synthase TruB, giving the protein MSKIYQSGFLFVYKPPGITSSDLVLKTKRLLKQKSIGHTGTLDRFAEGLLILPCGDYTAFSQVFLGKDKTYFAEVVVGLRTDSGDPEGVVEVDERETILPVFSSEFSKERLEEELGGLTKLKSQKAPKISALKVGGKRQSDLVREGSVVEEKERAISIYKVSEIQRTDLGFSFRIHVSSGTYIRKIVLDLSDKWGIPLSLGRLIRESIGEFDLNGVKPLEEITHLDLRSWKEVFPLPIRIADEAEKKAVIHGGYIWDKLPKADENGFYILDSDETTILAWCSYDGKPDHIPYRYRKVFFDPSLKIMFSK
- the pnp gene encoding polyribonucleotide nucleotidyltransferase, with the translated sequence MATELTGSWGRDSITIETGKWAKQAHGSVVYKTGNLVLLATVCAAEEPKEGQDFFPLTCEYTEKAYSVGRFPGGYFKREAKPAEHEVLLSRILDRPIRPMFPEGYFSEVQLLVQVLSADKQVSVQGHAINAASAALSVSSIPFAGPIAGARIGRIAGEFILNPTNEEITRSDLDLVVAGTKEAIVMIEGEASEISKEDMMAALRFAQEQLKVAVEMQETLAAKNGTVKKEVVLKTPDKELLKKVREFAYDRLAAANKNSDKAKRNDDIKAINKETVEHFKTLLAPEDKSKDIKHYLHELEYEVVRELVLNEGIRFDGRKTNEIRQISCEIDVLPGPHGSAVFTRGQTQSLGVVTLGTTSDNQRYETLEGSKEKNFMLHYNFPAFSVGEVRRNSGPGRREIGHGNLAERAIKKVLPTQVDFPYVIRIVSEILESNGSSSMASVCSGTLALMAGGVPISGAVSGIAMGLFSDEKGRFAVLSDIAGIEDHFGDMDFKLAGTKKGITAFQMDLKVNGLGLEVLQKAIEQAEVGRDHILGEMNKAISSVKGNLSLNAPRITLKQIPKDRIGELIGPGGKMIRAIIEQSGSEISVDDTGKVTIASPSEEAKEKAIAMIDGIFEEIEVGRIYDGVIKRIADFGAFVEILPGKEGLCHISKLDVKRVQSVRDIVTEGDKIQVKVISVDKMGKIDLSRKDVLLDN
- the rpsO gene encoding 30S ribosomal protein S15, which codes for MITKEQKQQIIATFGSKPNDSGSAEVQIALLDSRIKDLTEHFKANKKDFHSRRGLIAMVNQRKSLLEYLKRSNLESYKKLIEKLGLRK
- the dut gene encoding dUTP diphosphatase, coding for MKPPIVSLQIVNPGAVIPEYKTPGSAGMDLSACLTGNLILPKGEVVFVPTGLAMAIPDGYEGQIRPRSGFSTKNRIIMPNSPGTIDSDYRGEILIPLLNLSGADFVLEPGTRVAQIVFQAVGQLSLQVVSELSTTERGSGGFGSTGK